One Drosophila virilis strain 15010-1051.87 chromosome 5, Dvir_AGI_RSII-ME, whole genome shotgun sequence DNA window includes the following coding sequences:
- the rig gene encoding gem-associated protein 5, with translation MSSAVIYNNVPTPSCMQTPLSVATPDGGLLYTGFKCINYIPAMAANDKDAAEVKTMSTRITINGLDVSPMWGKQQHTDLLSIHGKHFAIVAEDLSIQVWDCALGEAIIGHKAHQHEARDARMYPLLNVLMSYISNGNILSIDASDLVIYCVASNSYCRRPTFLSQRNHNLTVLRCSPYNEHLFAIGTSAGSILVCDLLKMCIVHKLNAHGQNASICGLAWRQMSIRPEDSQADKAEHDSKPEQWRSSPPAAAVKAPLVKSQAAAESDDLFDIYNFDHLESEFGVPTSVRPRLASKSSDECGDFVGLEKPNADNVTIDFREACEAMKAELVAHRVNPADIEPQVEVTLQDCQQTGTCGPRSDNSSGYSQEKQQSGTVVSGSSEGSLEVIQFSSSSDDAVIVDGEAPKPKREVLHHIYHQAEVHDAPESPQLQVPVPAQPEASAKLTQEGSLDKPSLDLTEAPARPDILLASINDHDIIMIWNAFTGEHCAKNYSKNNSAAKPKQVHWLNDHTIVSLSRQQLFFWAVAYDAKTRHYKIHKDQLHKSSLQDIISCVVSAAYPHIWLGLRNRRVVILNPLNGQVDAVYGCLAFGVRAIAECPDDMNKIALGCSDKRLALFDISKLSARCIPIESIHVNSVVYSLAWSPDCLQLAYGTFDGMVGILDVERMRVKTTFRPVQKKEIYSILWKENYIYFIVNRLLGIYDVSQPKKDALLLRYVERPSYLYVRGAFLFIGTEDGLLKLYHRKPGQELGYTCLRQSALLARYVTDIAFNPLDSKVFAVVGHDRVIHVMEFQLQARSWSKLHKLEASDPKASITSAKWSNMHENLLLTFHIEGKVCMWNTKEPEQPPLTITYHCPMWCGLFLPSNESIIMCGGKTLSLELISIKEALERKEKQICSKMDALLKVKWASKSLTQPHGPALNAAQKKRQRRDKRKANQAERPPAVVEQPSNSTEQPTEDSAVGPVEQMPPIESMLGALSLETKSTNTSSMLECTNCKQLESQALPNSFLAHSRTCLCLAQKELNKYALDKLAIVLTEDPAKIDNSVLMSKLFSTKVMAKELVATELNNLKHSNNKDIAPLNLALTTFKVREELEQHIANKTLTEWHVSVAPAVSYVFWQMCCRAYALQMEEQGYILHAATYMLAVDMQTEAINLLLKHEYFKEALVNARIHLPATDPIIKIIINKWLEQLEKTGSYAAAALICVLDNEMLRGYLYLRKFRNCTPEISDLMEQIKRIGQLGPMFDDGCPVGDENAKDAEEAG, from the exons ATGTCTTCGGCAGTAATTTACAATAATGTACCCACGCCAAGTTGCATGCAAACGCCACTCTCGGTCGCCACACCCGACGGCGGCCTACTGTATACCGGCTTTAAATGCATCAATTACATACCGGCAATGGCCGCCAACGACAAGGATGCGGCCGAAGTGAAAACCATGTCGACGCGTATAACCATAAACGGACTCGATGTCAGCCCCATGTGGggcaagcagcagcacacTGACTTGTTGTCGATACACGGCAAACACTTTGCCATTGTCGCAGAGGATTTGAGCATTCAAGTATGGGATTGCGCTCTGGGTGAGGCTATTATTGGCCACAAGGCCCATCAGCACGAGGCGCGCGATGCGCGCATGTATCCACTGCTCAATGTGCTCATGAGCTACATATCAAATGGTAATATACTATCCATTGACGCCAGCGATTTGGTCATCTATTGCGTCGCATCGAACAGCTACTGCCGGCGTCCCACTTTCTTGTCGCAGCGTAATCACAACCTGACAGTGCTCCGCTGTTCGCCTTACAATGAGCATCTGTTTGCTATTGGCACATCGGCCGGCTCGATTTTGGTGTGTGATTTGCTCAAAATGTGCATTGTGCACAAGCTGAACGCACATGGCCAGAATGCCAGCATTTGTGGTCTGGCCTGGCGGCAAATGTCCATCCGGCCCGAAGATTCGCAGGCCGATAAGGCAGAACACGACAGTAAACCCGAACAGTGGCGCAGTAGTCCACCTGCAGCCGCTGTTAAGGCTCCGCTAGTGAAGTCCCAAGCGGCAGCTGAGTCCGACGATCTTTTCgatatttacaattttgatCATCTGGAGTCAGAGTTTGGTGTACCCACCAGTGTGCGACCGCGTCTGGCCAGCAAATCCTCCGACGAGTGTGGCGATTTTGTGGGTCTCGAGAAGCCCAACGCCGACAATGTGACCATCGACTTTAGGGAGGCCTGTGAAGCCATGAAGGCGGAACTGGTAGCCCATCGTGTTAATCCAGCTGACATTGAGCCGCAGGTGGAGGTTACCCTACAGGACTGCCAGCAAACGGGCACATGTGGTCCgcgcagcgacaacagcagcggctaCTCGCAGGAGAAGCAGCAGAGCGGCACAGTGGTCAGCGGCTCCAGCGAGGGCAGTCTAGAGGTCATACAGTTTAGCTCCTCTAGCGATGATGCTGTCATCGTGGACGGCGAAGCTCCAAAGCCTAAACGTGAGGTATTGCATCACATTTACCACCAGGCCGAGGTGCATGATGCACCCGAATCGCCACAGCTGCAGGTCCCAGTCCCAGCTCAGCCGGAAGCCAGCGCCAAGCTCACACAGGAAGGCAGCTTGGACAAGCCGAGCTTGGACCTAACGGAAGCGCCAGCACGTCCAGATATACTGCTGGCGTCCATTAATGACCACGATATTATCATGATCTGGAATGCGTTCACGGGCGAGCATTGCGCCAAGAACTACAGTAAAAATAATTCCGCGG CCAAGCCTAAGCAGGTGCACTGGCTCAATGACCACACCATTGTCTCCCTGAGTCGCCAACAGTTGTTCTTCTGGGCGGTCGCCTACGATGCTAAGACGCGTCACTATAAAATCCACAAGGATCAGCTGCATAAGAGCTCACTGCAAGACATTATCTCGTGCGTGGTCAGCGCTGCATACCCACATATATGGCTCGGCCTCAGGAATCGCCGTGTGGTTATATTGAATCCCCTAAACGGACAAGTGGATGCGGTCTACGGCTGCTTGGCGTTTGGCGTGCGCGCCATAGCCGAGTGCCCGGATGATATGAACAA AATCGCACTTGGCTGCTCGGACAAGCGGCTGGCGCTGTTCGACATATCCAAACTGTCGGCGCGCTGCATACCCATTGAGAGCATCCACGTGAACAGCGTCGTCTACTCGCTGGCTTGGAGTCCGGACTGTCTGCAGCTGGCCTATGGCACCTTTGATGGCATG GTGGGCATACTAGATGTGGAGCGCATGAGGGTGAAAACAACGTTTCGACCAGTGCAGAAAAAGGAAATCTATTCGATATTGTGGAAGGAGAACTATATCTACTTTATAGTGAATCGTCTGCTGGGCATCTACGACGTCTCGCAGCCCAAGAAAG ACGCCCTGCTGCTGCGCTACGTGGAGCGTCCCAGTTATCTGTATGTGCGTGGCGCGTTTCTCTTTATCGGCACCGAGGATGGGCTACTGAAGCTGTATCATCGCAAGCCTGGCCAAGAATTGGGCTACACTTGCCTGCGCCAGTCGGCCTTGTTGGCCCGTTATGTCACAGACATTGCATTTAATCCGCTGGATAGCAAAGTGTTTGCTGTCGTTGGCCATGATAGAGTAATCCATGTCATGGAATTTCAGCTGCAGGCCCGCAGCTGGTCCAAGCTGCACAAGCTGGAGGCCAGCGATCCAAAAGCATCCATTACGTCGGCCAAGTGGAGCAATATGCATGAAAATTTGTTGCTCACCTTTCATATTGAGGGCAAAGTATGCATGTGGAACACCAAAGAGCCGGAGCAGCCGCCCTTAACCATCACCTACCACTGTCCCATGTGGTGCGGCCTCTTCCTGCCCTCCAATGAGAGCATTATCATGTGCGGCGGCAAAACGCTATCGTTAGAGCTGATTAGCATTAAAGAGGCATTGGAGCGCAAAGAAAAGCAAATCTGCTCCAAAATGGACGCGCTGCTCAAGGTCAAATGGGCCAGCAAATCTCTCACGCAGCCCCATGGACCTGCGTTGAACGCGGCACAAAAGAAGCGCCAGCGCCGAGACAAGCGCAAGGCCAACCAGGCTGAGCGGCCGCCCGCTGTTGTGGAGCAGCCCTCCAATTCCACTGAGCAGCCAACCGAGGACTCCGCTGTCGGGCCAGTCGAGCAGATGCCGCCCATTGAGTCCATGCTGGGCGCTCTTAGTTTAGAGACAAAGAGCACAAATACAAGCTCCATGTTGGAGTGCACCAATTGCAAGCAATTGGAATCACAGGCGTTGCCCAACAGCTTTTTGGCC CATAGCCGCACCTGCCTCTGCTTGGCCCAAAAGGAGCTGAATAAATACGCGCTGGACAAGCTGGCCATAGTTCTCACTGAGGATCCGGCCAAGATAGACAATTCCGTGCTCATGTCTAAACTCTTTAGCACCAAAGTCATGGCCAAGGAACTGGTTGCCACGGAGC TTAACAATCTGAAGCATTCCAACAACAAGGACATTGCGCCCCTCAACCTGGCCTTAACCACGTTCAAGGTGCGCGAAGAATTGGAGCAGCATATAGCAAATAAAACACTCACCGAGTGGCACGTGTCTGTGGCGCCGGCTGTGTCATATGT TTTTTGGCAGATGTGCTGCAGAGCCTACGCCTTGCAAATGGAAGAGCAGGGCTATATACTGCATGCAGCCACCTATATGTTGGCCGTTGACATGCAGACCGAGGCCATCAATTTGCTGCTGAAGCACGAGTACTTCAAGGAGGCATTGGTCAATGCGCGCATTCATTTGCCCGCCACAGATCCCATTATCAAGATCATTATCAACAAGTGGCTGGAGCAACTCGAGAAAACGGGCAGCTATGCAGCGGCGGCACTTAT CTGCGTGCTGGACAACGAGATGCTCCGCGGCTATTTGTATCTGCGCAAGTTTCGCAACTGCACGCCGGAAATATCCGATCTAATGGAGCAAATCAAACGCATAGGTCAGCTGGGACCCATGTTTGATGATGGCTGTCCGGTCGGAGACGAGAATGCTAAGGACGCAGAGGAGGCGGGCTGA
- the LOC6635845 gene encoding cilia- and flagella-associated protein 206, translating into MSHTHHELLERICKRIVGQLKERDIEVDTDFMTFVVHLLVRDMRYGLLHTDLNKPSSCHIDTFIKYIVHGYTDNTDTTMANMRLSWIMKMGHGIKLAYVREQYEVKYQQQLKLLIDDILQYPETCSKVQLDQLFAKMQVFVAATYHLGCPSNHVLLKLVAMALNSVIGRSDLQNYVLKKKYHRQEYLQRLADTVAGIVIYNNDGPDGDRENVRYVIGELQMAQSNTSAAFDAVLERLKDLSGKCQAAISEQLQFNCKETTLYYRVPLEQLQRINQFTVTFNSLMRCLLELQRSYEHTAYMVSVESGRYNCVIAKINDTLYMRSAIDSELIFPHFVYLSKVWGNLNHYFNHIVELNRLREQLECQVPKEMEQRAKDTIMEIQDLSKHIKEMRECSFNERMELLKKYQTDGNFCSLAEADIKEFCGLTLAVTNGLLLPAKVLRKLCMNLDIKFGFQDETYARIGELWFERFIIAFRQAIFNSANLALLFNLDHALIAKELQPVPVEPPKTKDFEGQTEMVVTNDLSGANWINVTWNAWDYHRETIHLAEIRKRQTHDTQTKISYGQRNAQNQTYNTRHN; encoded by the exons ATGTCGCATACACATCATGAACTACTCGAAAGGATTTGCAAGCGCATTGTGGGACAGTTGAAAGAGCGCGACATTGAGGTGGATACGGATTTTATGACTTTTGTGGTACATTTGCTGGTGCGGGACATGCGCTACGGCTTGCTGCACACAGATTTAAATAAGCCAAGCTCATGCCATATCGACACATTCATTAAGTATATCGTGCACGGCTATACGGACAATACAGACACCACCATGGCAAATATGCGTCTGTCGTGGATCATGAAAATGGGCCATGGCATCAAGCTTGCCTATGTGCGCGAGCAGTACGAGGTGAAGTATCAGCAACAGCTCAAGCTGCTAATCGATGACATTCTGCAGTATCCGGAGACCTGCAGCAAGGTGCAGCTGGATCAGCTGTTTGCCAAAATGCAGGTGTTCGTTGCGGCCACCTATCATCTGGGCTGCCCCAGCAATCATGTGCTGCTCAAGCTGGTTGCAATGGCGCTCAACAGCGTCATCGGCCGCAGCGATCTGCAGAACTATGTGCTGAAAAAGAAGTACCATAGACAGGAATACCTGCAGCGACTGGCGGACACCGTCGCCGGGATTGTCATCTACAATAACGACGGGCCCGACGGTGATCGCGAAAATGTGCGCTACG TGATTGGCGAACTGCAAATGGCGCAGAGCAACACGAGCGCCGCCTTTGATGCTGTGCTGGAGCGACTCAAGGATCTGAGCGGCAAGTGTCAGGCGGCAATCAGCGAACAGTTGCAGTTCAACTGCAAGGAGACCACGTTGTACTATCGCGTGCCGCTGGAGCAGCTTCAGCGGATCAATCAATTCACAGTTACGTTCAATTCGCTGATGCGCTGCCTGCTCGAACTTCAGCGCAGCTATGAGCATACGGCGTACATGGTCAGCGTGGAGTCGGGTCGATACAACTGTGTGATCGCCAAGATCAACGATACGCTTTACATGCGCAGTGCCATTGACTCGGAACTGATCTTT CCGCATTTTGTGTACCTGTCGAAGGTGTGGGGCAATCTGAATCACTACTTCAATCACATTGTGGAGCTGAATCGGCTGCGCGAGCAGCTAGAGTGCCAGGTGCCCAAGGAAATGGAGCAGCGGGCCAAGGACACGATTATGGAGATACAAGACCTGAGCAAACATATCAAGGAAATGCGCGAATGCAGCTTTAATGAGCGCATGGAACTGCTCAAGAAGTACCAAACCGATGGCAACTTTTGCAGCCTGGCCGAGGCGGACATTAAGGAGTTCTGCGGCCTGACGCTGGCCGTGACCAATGGACTGCTGCTGCCCGCCAAGGTGTTGCGCAAGCTTTGCATGAATCTGGATATTAAGTTTGGCTTTCAGGACGAGACATATGCGCGCATAGGCGAACTGTGGTTCGAGCGTTTCATCATCGCCTTCCGGCAGGCCATCTTCAATAGTGCCAATCTGGCGTTACTTTTCAATTTGGATCATGCGCTCATCGCCAAGGAACTGCAGCCGGTGCCCGTCGAGCCGCCAAAGACCAAGGATTTTGAGGGTCAAACCGAAATGGTGGTCACTAACGATTTGTCTGGCGCCAATTGGATTAATGTCACCTGGAATGCGTGGGACTATCATCGCGAAACCATACACCTGGCCGAGATACGCAAGCGCCAGACGCACGACACACAGACTAAGATCAGCTACGGCCAGCGCAATGCTCAGAATCAAACATACAACACACGCCACAACTGA